The proteins below come from a single Stomoxys calcitrans chromosome 1, idStoCalc2.1, whole genome shotgun sequence genomic window:
- the LOC106094351 gene encoding distal membrane-arm assembly complex protein 2, which produces MLKVYSRILQQSSRRSLTLSARRLNEITNENEPRESAVLKKIREEQMRDKAALKWRKTNEESGDIDTKLKYFANNEQSSDFILLMQKPLELNPKKWKDMWDKRKEKNERHMQKFMSERHEILGPDLATAHFILHRGGSIKFVNAQQWTRSNEDGDVKLPSRYDANFKLEGIRCDNMRLFYEGLENIRWLEHLKFASFHNVPTFDDWCLDRFSGSQCDKLEVLDISGTNCTVRGLSCIYRLSNLQLLIVNDPKETLEYELTCAMLEEALPKLKIVNSLSVHNLQ; this is translated from the coding sequence ATGTTAAAAGTTTACTCACGGATCTTGCAACAGTCCTCCAGACGTTCCTTAACACTCTCCGCCCGCCGCCTTAATGAAATCACCAATGAGAACGAGCCCCGAGAGTCTGCCGTACTAAAGAAAATCCGCGAGGAACAAATGCGTGACAAGGCTGCCTTAAAATGGCGAAAAACTAATGAGGAATCCGGAGATATTGATACAAAACTTAAGTATTTTGCCAATAATGAACAAAGCTCGGACTTTATATTGCTCATGCAGAAGCCTTTGGAACTTAACCCCAAGAAGTGGAAGGACATGTGGGACAAGAGAAAGGAAAAGAATGAACGTCATATGCAAAAGTTCATGTCCGAAcgtcatgaaattttgggtCCTGATCTAGCAACAGCTCATTTCATTTTGCATCGTGGTGGTTCGATTAAGTTTGTCAATGCCCAGCAATGGACTCGGTCTAATGAGGATGGCGATGTCAAATTACCTAGTCGTTATGATGCCAACTTTAAACTGGAAGGCATACGATGTGACAATATGCGTTTATTTTATGAGGGATTGGAAAATATACGCTGGCTGGAACACCTGAAATTTGCCTCATTTCATAATGTTCCCACTTTTGATGATTGGTGTTTGGATCGCTTTTCCGGCTCACAATGCGATAAATTAGAAGTATTAGACATATCAGGAACGAATTGCACAGTAAGAGGCCTCTCCTGTATCTACCGCCTGAGCAACTTACAACTTTTAATTGTTAATGATCCCAAGGAAACTTTGGAATATGAGTTAACCTGTGCCATGCTGGAGGAGGCTTTGCCCAAACTGAAAATTGTCAATTCATTGTCTGTTCACAATTTGCAGTAG